A window of Cydia pomonella isolate Wapato2018A chromosome 22, ilCydPomo1, whole genome shotgun sequence contains these coding sequences:
- the LOC133530422 gene encoding uncharacterized protein LOC133530422 has translation MISDNVKSRMKMNRKLQTEYLLNNIIDNEFQSMLFPLGFVPSFFLMSQFSVINNFITPETRLSSCIKSFIGSIIMVLSHFFRFFYYTEAFKRSTSDVVIFLFYFDLIFFSIISIITHIVSSYQRTNVVELIITLQHVLNSIKIDKIKFFSKHKNHNWYSILMVFSVYVFHCLFASQHFRFLDLLVNFTLAVPMLIYDMHVVTVTRTVVMIKNELLAWNHIMEEYKNIYITPQEDIINVTVSESEMFDVYVNVIKAFSLCNKVYQFSYQHLMMGILSVVWNMKGFLLMVVLSIACENFYRSTEIAESSCAQLLRYSKSADMRKTCKNVLRLNRASLCKMSAFGVFELDATFPLRLLSGLVTYSVVLLQFAFLST, from the exons ATGATAAGTGATAACGTCAAAAGTAGAATGAAAATGAATAGGAAACTCCAAACCGAATACTTACTGAATAACATTATTGATAACGAGTTCCAATCCATGCTGTTTCCGTTAGGCTTTGTCCCGTCTTTCTTCTTAATGTCCCAGTTTAGTGTCATTAATAATTTCATCACTCCCGAAACCCGTTTGTCGTCCTGTATCAAATCATTTATCGGTTCTATTATTATGGTGTTAAGTCACTTCTTTCGTTTTTTCTATTATACTGAGGCTTTTAAACGTTCTACCAGTGATgttgttatttttcttttctattttgatttaatatttttctctaTAATATCAATTATCACCCACATTGTCAGTTCATATCAGAGAACTAATGTTGTTGAGCTTATTATTACATTGCAACATGTGCTCAATTCTATTaaaattgacaaaataaaattcttttcCAAGCACAAGAACCACAATTGGTACAGCATCTTGATGGTTTTTAGTGTCTACGTTTTTCATTGCCTTTTTGCTAGTCAACATTTTAGATTTCTTGATCTATTGGTAAATTTCACATTGGCAGTACCAATGTTAATTTATGATATGCATGTAGTTACTGTTACTCGTACTGTTGTTATGATAAAAAACGAGCTACTCGCCTGGAATCATATAATggaagaatataaaaatatatacatcaCACCTCAAGAAGATATTATTAATGTCACTGTCTCGGAAAGCGAAATGTTCGATGTATACGTGAATGTGATAAAAGCATTTAGtttatgcaataaagtgtaCCAATTTTCG TATCAACATTTGATGATGGGTATTCTGTCCGTTGTTTGGAATATGAAGGGTTTTTTGCTAATGGTGGTATTAAGCATCGCCTGTGAAAACTTTTATAGATCTACGGAAATAGCTGAAAGTTCTTGCGCCCAACTTTTGAGATACAGTAAATCTGCCG ATATGCGCAAGACTTGCAAGAACGTGTTGCGGCTGAACCGCGCGTCGCTGTGCAAGATGTCGGCGTTCGGCGTGTTCGAACTCGACGCAACGTTCCCGCTGCGGCTGCTCAGCGGACTCGTGACTTACAGCGTCGTGTTACTGCAGTTCGCCTTCTTGTCGACCTAG